The Luteimonas galliterrae genomic interval CGTGCAAACGTTGGCGACGAAAGGCAAGGAGTGCCACGACGATCCGTTCGGCGACGGCGTGGCGCGCGTCGGCCATTCCGGTTCGGCTTACGGCCTGGTCTCCGGCCTGTGGATCGATCGCAAGTCCGGCACCGGCGTGGCCTATTTCGCTACGGGTCTGCCGGAAGCGCGGACCGGCGAAAAGTCGGCATTCAGCGCGGTGGAGGAATCGCTCGCGAGCGGCAACGCCCGATAGTCGCGGATGCGGCGCACGATCGGCGCCGCCGCCGCAACCACCGTCGCTCACTCATCCCGCTGGGGCGTGAACAACAGGTCGTGGTAGTCGTAGCTGAAGTCCGCCAGCGGCGACGACGCCTTCATCGTGATGCGATCCACCTTGCCTTGCGCATCGAGCGCGAAGGTGACATCGGCCGGCTCGATGCTCGGATCGTCCCAGCGCGTGCGGAAGGTGTCGTACTGCCGATGCTCGAGCGTCCCGGCCATGTCCGGCGTCTGCTTGAAATCGATCCGCAGGCGGCCGTTCTCATGGCGGATGACGATCGGGCCGTACCATGGGTCGGCGTAATTGCCGGCGTAACCGGCAAGCGGCAGCGACGGACGCGACGGCTTTTTCTGCGCATCGCCGCCGCCCGCTGCGGCCAGCATCTTGGCGTCGCGGGCCTTCTTGAAGGCGGCGAAATCGGCGACCCAATCGCGTTTCGGCGCGTCCAGGTAATGGTCGAGCAATTCGAACATCAGCCCGCGCAGCAGCACGCCGTCTTCCGAATTGATCTGCAGCGAGAAGCCGACTTGCCGGTCCGGAACCAGCACGACCATGGTCTGCACGCCGAACACCGCGCCGCCATGCTCGATGATCTTCGCGCCGCGATAGTCGCGCACGCTCCAACCCAACGCATAGGCGGAAAACTGCGGGGTGGCTTCGGCAATCGGCGCCGGGTAAGGCGCGATCGGCACCAACACTTGCGGCAGCCACATCTGACGCGAGGCGTCTTCGCTGAACAAGCGCTTGCCGTCGGGCAACGCGCCGCGCGCGAGCTGGATGGCCAGCCAGCGCCCCATGTCGGCCGCGCTCGAGGAGATGCCGCCGGCCGGCGCCGCATTGCGGCCCAGGCCCTTCCTTTCGTCGAGCACTTCCTGGTTTCCGATGCCGCGGAAACCGCCGTCCATGCGCGCATGCGGCTGCACGCGGTTGGCGGTGGCGAAATAGGCCGCATCCTCCGTGGTGGATGCGCTCATGCCGGCGGGCTTGAGGACGCGTTCGCGCACGAACGCTTCCCAGGTCCGGCCGCTGACTTCTTCGATCAATTGTCCGGCGACGACGTACAGCAGGTTGTCGTACGCGTAGCCGCTGCGGAAGCTGGTGGCGGGCTTGATGTAGCGCAGGCGGCGCACGGTTTCGGCGCGGCTGAGCGAGGATCGCGGCACGAACATCAGGTCGCCTGCGCCCAGGCCCAGGCCGCTGCGATGAACCAGCAGGTCGCGGATCGTCATCTCGCGCGTCACCCACGGGTCGTACATCTGGAAGCCCGGCAGATGGTCGATCACCTTGTCGTCCCAACCGATCTTGCCTTCGTCGACCAGCACCGCCAGCGCGGCGGTGGTAACGGCCTTGCCGGTCGAGCCGGTCGGGAAGATCGTGTCGGCATCGACCGGTTCCGGCGAACCCAACCGGCTCACGCCATAGCCTTTGGCGTGCACGACCTTGCCTTGCTCGACGATGGCCACCGCCATGCCGGGCACGCCGGTCGCGCGCATCGCCTCGGCGACCCGCGCATCCAGGTCCGGCGGCGCCTCGGCCGATGCGGCGAACGCGATCGACAAGCCTGCCGCGATGGCGGCCGCATGCAGCATTTTCGGAATGGAAGGCATCATGATCTCCGGAACGAATCGGAATGCGAGGGAACGACGGTGCGATACGGATGGCGCCACAGCCGCCAGACGCCGAGGGTCAGCAGCGGCAACACGTAGACGATCAGCAACGACCAGGCCAGCGCGCGATAGCCCTGCGCGATCAGCGCGACCAGGCCGAAGCGGTCGGCGATGAAGATCGATCCCACCAACAGGATGCCGGCGATGCCGAAACGGCCGAAATGGGGCAAGGCGCGGCCGCTGCGCGCGCGCCATGCCACCGCCACCCGTTCGTTGAGCGCATGCACGGCGCCGGTGCCGCTTTCCAGCAGCGCCGAGAAGATCATCGCTTGGAACAGCAGATGGAACAGCGGCCGGTCGAGCCGTTGCAGCATGAAATCCGACGGCAGCGTCTGCGCGCCGATCTGCGGATACCAGGCGATCATGCAGACGAAGAACAGCAGCGCCGGCAGCATCGCCAGCGGACCGGCGACCAGGCCGGCGACCAGCGCGTCGCGCCGGCCCAGGAAATGCCGCGCGATCGGCAGGATCACCACCGCTCCGATGATGTTGTAGCCGGCGTAGGTCAGTCCGCCCAGCGCCCAGCCGTCGGTGGCGACCGGCGCCGAGAAATTCTGCGCGACGCGGTCGCCGAACGCAGACAGCGCGAGCGCCACGAACAGCGCGTACACGCCGTACAGGAAAAACGACACCCACTTGAACAACCGCTCGACCGAACTGTTGCCGAACGCGGTGAACAGGCCGATGCCCGCCATCAGGCACAGCGTGCCGGCGATTTCCGGCCAGCCGAACATGGCCTTGACGATGGCGCCGGCCGCCGCGCCGAAGACGGCCAGGATCAGCACCATGAACAACACGTACGCCGCCTCGAACAAGCCCCAGAACGGGCCGAGCAGCTTGCGGAAGAAACTGCGGTAATCGAACGACGCGGTCGCCTGCGCGAACATGAAGGTGGCCGCGCACACCACGCTCCAGATCGCCATGGCGAGCAGCATGCCCATCACGCCGCCCTGCGGCCCGCTGGGCAGGAAGAATTCGGCCAACTCGCGCCCGGTGGCGTAGCCTCCGCCGATGACCACCGCCTTGAACGCGAAGCCCGGCAGCAGGAAACGCTGGAACCATGTCGGCGTCGGGGTCATGGCGATCGGGACGACGATTTCATGCTAGGCAATCCGTGACCAGGCGTTCGAACGCGGCACCGCCGCGCAGCGGATCGGCGACCGCGCAACCCAGGCGCTCGCGCTCCGCTTCGAACAAGCGTAATGCGTCCCGCTCGTCCAGGTGGGAAGTGTTGAGGCTGACGCCTCCGCAGCGGATCGCCGGCTGCGTGCGCCGTCCCAGCCGCAATGCCAGCTCGATGGTTTCCTCGATGCTGGGCAAGAAATAATCCGCATGTCCGAGCACGCGTTCGCGCCCGGGCCGGTGGCAGACGACGACGACATCGGGCTGGCTGCCGTGCAGCAAGGCCAGCGACACGCCGGCATAGGCCGGATGGAACAGCGATCCTTGCCCTTCGATCACGTCCCAGTGATCGGGCGCAGCATCGGGACTCAGCATTTCCGCGGCGCCGGCGGCGAAATCCGAGACCACCGCGTCTATGGGAATGCCTCCGCCGGCGATCAGTATCCCGGTCTGGCCCGTGGCGCGGAAATCGGCGTCGACGCCGCGTGCGGCGAACGCGCGCGCCAGCGCGAGTGCCGTGTATTTTTTTCCCAGCGCGCAATCGGTGCCGACGGTCAGCAGGCGCTTGCCGCTGCGTTTGCGCCCCGACGCGATGGCGATGCCCCGCGGCGGACGCCGGATGTCGATCAACTTTCGGCCCAGCCGCAACGCCGCCGCGCGCAACGCCGGAATCTCGTCCAG includes:
- a CDS encoding serine hydrolase, with amino-acid sequence MPSIPKMLHAAAIAAGLSIAFAASAEAPPDLDARVAEAMRATGVPGMAVAIVEQGKVVHAKGYGVSRLGSPEPVDADTIFPTGSTGKAVTTAALAVLVDEGKIGWDDKVIDHLPGFQMYDPWVTREMTIRDLLVHRSGLGLGAGDLMFVPRSSLSRAETVRRLRYIKPATSFRSGYAYDNLLYVVAGQLIEEVSGRTWEAFVRERVLKPAGMSASTTEDAAYFATANRVQPHARMDGGFRGIGNQEVLDERKGLGRNAAPAGGISSSAADMGRWLAIQLARGALPDGKRLFSEDASRQMWLPQVLVPIAPYPAPIAEATPQFSAYALGWSVRDYRGAKIIEHGGAVFGVQTMVVLVPDRQVGFSLQINSEDGVLLRGLMFELLDHYLDAPKRDWVADFAAFKKARDAKMLAAAGGGDAQKKPSRPSLPLAGYAGNYADPWYGPIVIRHENGRLRIDFKQTPDMAGTLEHRQYDTFRTRWDDPSIEPADVTFALDAQGKVDRITMKASSPLADFSYDYHDLLFTPQRDE
- a CDS encoding YkvI family membrane protein, which produces MTPTPTWFQRFLLPGFAFKAVVIGGGYATGRELAEFFLPSGPQGGVMGMLLAMAIWSVVCAATFMFAQATASFDYRSFFRKLLGPFWGLFEAAYVLFMVLILAVFGAAAGAIVKAMFGWPEIAGTLCLMAGIGLFTAFGNSSVERLFKWVSFFLYGVYALFVALALSAFGDRVAQNFSAPVATDGWALGGLTYAGYNIIGAVVILPIARHFLGRRDALVAGLVAGPLAMLPALLFFVCMIAWYPQIGAQTLPSDFMLQRLDRPLFHLLFQAMIFSALLESGTGAVHALNERVAVAWRARSGRALPHFGRFGIAGILLVGSIFIADRFGLVALIAQGYRALAWSLLIVYVLPLLTLGVWRLWRHPYRTVVPSHSDSFRRS
- a CDS encoding DUF1611 domain-containing protein, yielding MPSVQPLPSESEVLPQPYLLFLGDVTEPGYAKTAFGLRDWARERCVGEFACEAATVTTGLPFLTPVQAHAQGARTLVIGVANAGGVIPPQWIPGLVQALDAGLDIVSGMHAKLDEIPALRAAALRLGRKLIDIRRPPRGIAIASGRKRSGKRLLTVGTDCALGKKYTALALARAFAARGVDADFRATGQTGILIAGGGIPIDAVVSDFAAGAAEMLSPDAAPDHWDVIEGQGSLFHPAYAGVSLALLHGSQPDVVVVCHRPGRERVLGHADYFLPSIEETIELALRLGRRTQPAIRCGGVSLNTSHLDERDALRLFEAERERLGCAVADPLRGGAAFERLVTDCLA